From a single Brassica napus cultivar Da-Ae chromosome C9, Da-Ae, whole genome shotgun sequence genomic region:
- the LOC106423124 gene encoding 21.7 kDa class VI heat shock protein: MTSSSGSLKLEIYTEDKTPGKWSVPLSEEVFRRFLSGAGGSEKAVFSEGSIFSPFLFGKYFDPSDAFPLWEFEADVLLASLRSVGQCRVDWSQTDQTYVLISDLPVVGKNNVQVYVDVNGKMMEISGQWNINKKTAANGDWRSGRWWEYGYVRRLELPGDADPQNSEAFLSNKDDYSFLEIIIPKIISKNKF; encoded by the exons atgacGAGTAGTAGTGGAAGCCTCAAACTAGAGATCTATACCGAAGACAAGACGCCAGGAAAGTGGAGCGTACCGCTCAGCGAGGAAGTTTTCCGGAGGTTCTTAAGCGGTGCAGGAGGCTCGGAGAAGGCTGTGTTCAGCGAGGGATCTATTTTCAGCCCCTTCTTGTTCGGGAAGTACTTTGATCCGTCAGATGCGTTTCCATTGTGGGAATTCGAGGCAGATGTTTTGCTAGCAAGCCTCAGGAGCGTAGGACAGTGTAGAGTCGATTGGTCGCAAACCGACCAAACTTATGTCCTTATATCTGACCTCCCCG tGGTGGGGAAAAATAACGTGCAGGTGTACGTGGATGTTAATGGAAAAATGATGGAGATTAGTGGCCAATGGAACATTAATAAGAAAACGGCGGCCAACGGCGACTGGAGAAGCGGCCGGTGGTGGGAATACGGCTACGTCCGCCGTCTAGAGCTTCCCGGCGATGCCGACCCCCAAAACTCCGAAGCTTTCCTTTCCAACAAAGACGACTACTCTTTCTTAGAGATCATAATCCCCAAGATTATTTCTAAGAACAAATTCTAA
- the LOC111210538 gene encoding histone H2A.6, whose translation MAGRGKTLGSGAAKKATSRSSKAGLQFPVGRIARFLKAGKYAERVGAGAPVYLAAVLEYLAAEVLELAGNAARDNKKTRIVPRHIQLAVRNDEELSKLLGDVTIANGGVMPNIHNLLLPKKSGPSKPQED comes from the exons ATGGCAGGTCGCGGAAAAACTCTCGGATCCGGTGCGGCGAAGAAAGCCACGTCTCGTAGCAGCAAGGCGGGGCTCCAATTCCCGGTGGGTCGTATCGCTCGATTCCTCAAAGCCGGTAAATACGCCGAACGTGTCGGAGCTGGTGCTCCGGTTTATCTCGCCGCCGTCCTCGAGTATCTAGCCGCCGAG GTACTTGAACTTGCTGGAAACGCAGCAAGAGACAACAAGAAGACACGTATCGTCCCTCGTCACATCCAGCTCGCCGTGAGAAACGATGAGGAGCTAAGCAAGCTTCTTGGAGATGTGACTATTGCTAATGGAGGAGTGATGCCCAATATCCACAATCTCCTCCTCCCCAAGAAGTCTGGTCCTTCAAAACCTCAGGAAGATTAG
- the LOC106423182 gene encoding formin-like protein 5 has translation MGYQNRGGLVLWLILISGFLVVTTLEENIEKDEAFLTQFVAPSTGMVNEQMVESSWTRSCWQDSDCVKEAVAVFNLCLPASRELFGFQHSHLKQTLLGCIQEQAKLNGLNLKYRKLLPYVFHTPRRNLASRPVSPSPSPPPKRSRGPPTRSRSPSPSNSFFPPTRSPPPLPPAKKTASSAKRKEEHEKTIIIAVVSTAVSTFLLAALLFLCCTRVCGKGAGGRKYDERPLLSLSSSEHSVGSSINYGGSIKGGNQSFNIYSNQGKMSSFDGSNSDTSDSLEERLSHEGMRNNNINGSHGLPPLKPPPGRTSSAHLGKPPSGKVEPLPHEPPKFLKVSSNKGSHHPQTPVPPPPMPSSAGPPRPPPPAPPPGSGGPKPPPPPGPKGPPPPPGQKGPRPPPPMSLGPKAPRPSSGPAKSPSDDDGAPKTKLKPFFWDKVQANPEHSMVWNDIRSGSFQFNEEMIESLFGYAAADKIKSDKKGASGQAAPQFVQILEPKKGQNLSILLRALNATTEEVCDALREGNELPVEFIQTLLKMAPTPEEELKLRLYCGEIAQLGTAERFLKAVVDIPFAFKRLEALLFMCTLYEEIAFVKESFQTLEVACQELRGSRLFLKLLEAVLKTGNRMNDGTFRGGAQAFKLDTLLKLADVKGTDGKTTLLQFVIQEIIRTEGRRAARTIRESQSFSSVKTEDLMAEEASEEMEDSYRNLGLQKVSGLSSELEHVKKSANIDADGLTGTVLKMGHALSKARDFVNSEMKSSGEVSGFREALEDFIQNAEGSIESILMEEKRIMALVKSTGDYFHGKAGKDEGLRLFVIVRDFLIILDKICKEVKGRPVKMARKQGSTASASSETPRQAPSLDPKQKLFPAITERRMDQSSSDSD, from the exons ATGGGTTATCAGAATCGGGGTGGTTTAGTTTTATGGTTGATTCTCATCTCTGGGTTCTTGGTGGTAACAACCTTGGAAGAGAATATAGAAAAAGATGAGGCTTTTCTTACTCAATTCGTGGCTCCATCAACAGGGATGGTCAATGAACAAATG GTAGAATCGTCATGGACGCGGAGTTGTTGGCAAGATTCAGATTGTGTGAAGGAAGCTGTTGCAGTATTCAATTTATGTTTACCAGCATCAAGGGAGCTATTTGGTTTCCAGCATTCCCATCTTAAGCAGACTCTTCTTGGTTGTATCCAAGAACAAGCAAAGTTGAATGGTCTTAACCTCAAGTATCGCAAGCTCTTACCATATGTGTTTCATACTCCAAGGAGAAATCTAGCTTCTAGACCTGTCTCCCCTTCCCCTTCCCCTCCTCCTAAGCGTAGTCGAGGCCCACCTACCCGATCAAGATCCCCATCTCCTAGTAATTCATTTTTTCCACCAACAAGATCTccacctcctcttcctcctgCTAAGAAAACAGCTTCATCTGCCAAAAGAAAAGAGGAACATGAGAAAACAATCATCATCGCGGTTGTTTCCACTGCTGTTTCAACGTTTCTGCTTGCTGCATTGCTCTTCTTATGCTGCACCAGAGTTTGCGGAAAGGGTGCAGGAGGCCGGAAATATGATGAACGGCCTCTTCTCAGTTTAAGCAGTAGCGAACACTCTGTTG GTTCCTCCATCAACTATGGTGGTTCTATCAAAGGAGGTAATCAATCCTTTAACATTTACTCAAACCAAGGAAAGATGTCTTCTTTCGATGGAAGCAACTCCGACACTTCTGATTCCTTAGAAGAAAGGCTATCACACGAAGGAATgcgtaataataatattaacgGCAGTCACGGGCTTCCTCCTTTGAAGCCTCCACCTGGAAGAACATCTTCCGCACATTTAGGGAAGCCTCCTTCTGGAAAAGTTGAGCCTCTTCCACATGAACCACCCAAGTTTCTTAAGGTATCCTCAAACAAGGGTTCTCATCATCCTCAAACGCCAGTTCCACCACCGCCCATGCCATCTTCTGCCGGTCCTCCACGACCACCACCTCCAGCTCCTCCACCTGGTTCTGGTGGCCCTAAgccacctcctcctcctggaCCAAAAggaccacctcctcctcctggaCAAAAAGGACCACGTCCACCCCCACCGATGAGTCTTGGTCCAAAAGCTCCTCGACCGTCTTCTGGACCTGCAAAATCACCATCAGATGATGATGGTGCTCCCAAAACAAAGCTGAAGCCGTTTTTCTGGGATAAAGTGCAAGCAAATCCAGAACATTCGATGGTTTGGAACGACATAAGATCAGGGTCCTTCCA GTTCAATGAAGAGATGATAGAGTCGTTATTTGGATATGCAGCTGCAGACAAGATCAAAAGCGACAAGAAGGGTGCCTCTGGACAAGCTGCGCCACAGTTTGTTCAGATTCTTGAACCAAAGAAAGGACAAAACCTATCGATTCTCTTGCGTGCTTTGAATGCAACTACTGAAGAAGTGTGTGATGCACTTCGTGAAG GAAATGAGCTTCCTGTAGAATTCATTCAGACTCTGTTAAAGATGGCGCCAACACCGGAAGAAGAGCTAAAGCTTAGATTATACTGTGGTGAAATagctcagctgggaacagctgaaCGATTCCTGAAAGCAGTAGTTGATATCCCTTTCGCTTTCAAGCGTCTTGAGGCACTTCTATTCATGTGTACACTCTATGAAGAAATTGCCTTTGTTAAAGAGTCGTTTCAGACATTGGAG GTTGCTTGTCAAGAACTTAGGGGAAGTAGGCTGTTCCTGAAGCTCCTAGAGGCGGTTCTTAAGACCGGAAATCGAATGAACGATGGTACATTTAGAGGTGGCGCTCAAGCTTTTAAGCTTGACACTCTTTTGAAACTAGCAGATGTGAAGGGAACCGATGGGAAAACAACGCTACTCCAATTTGTTATTCAAGAGATAATCAGAACCGAAGGGAGGAGAGCTGCGCGTACCATCAGAGAGAGCCAAAGCTTCTCCAGTGTCAAAACAGAAGATCTAATGGCAGAGGAAGCCTCTGAAGAGATGGAAGATAGTTACCGCAATCTTGGACTTCAGAAAGTCTCAGGCTTGAGCAGTGAGCTTGAACATGTGAAGAAATCAGCAAACATCGACGCTGATGGTTTGACAGGGACAGTTCTTAAAATGGGCCACGCCTTGTCGAAGGCTCGAGACTTTGTCAACTCAGAGATGAAGAGTTCAGGTGAGGTAAGTGGGTTTCGTGAAGCGCTTGAGGATTTCATTCAAAACGCGGAAGGAAGCATTGAGTCGATTCTAATGGAAGAGAAGAGGATAATGGCTCTGGTGAAGAGCACAGGGGACTACTTCCATGGGAAAGCAGGGAAAGATGAAGGGTTGCGTTTGTTTGTGATTGTACGCGATTTCTTGATAATCTTGGATAAGATCTGCAAAGAAGTCAAAGGAAGACCGGTAAAGATGGCGAGAAAACAGGGCTCAAcagcttcagcttcttctgaAACTCCGAGACAAGCACCATCGTTAGATCCTAAACAGAAGCTGTTTCCTGCTATTACAGAGCGACGCATGGATCAGTCTAGTTCAGATTcagactaa
- the LOC106423152 gene encoding terpenoid synthase 1-like, with protein sequence MAKEGFGKIEDMLAGDNDLYTVSTIFWVFRTYGYNISSDVFERFKGGNGKFKECLIEDAKGMVSLYEAAHLRTTTDYILDEALSFTTIKLVSLAENGASSSRISTRIRNALCTPQHFNAEMVFTREYITFYEQEEYHNKMLLKFAKLNFKFLQLNWIQELKTFTKWAPDCADSLPEYMKTIFKFAWNVIKECESEGISEEGLSFNVQGLLEEFKIYIRANLCFAEWAHTDVVPTFEEYFIHSRQFTWAGKNC encoded by the exons ATGGCAAAAGAGGGCTTTGGAAAGATAGAGGATATGTTGGCCGGTGACAATGATTTGTACACAGTCTCTACAATCTTCTGGGTTTTCAGAACATACGGTTACAACATCTCTTCCG ACGTGTTTGAGAGATTCAAAGGGGGAAACGGAAAGTTTAAGGAATGTCTAATCGAGGATGCCAAGGGTATGGTGAGCCTGTATGAAGCCGCTCACTTGAGGACAACAACAGATTATATATTGGACGAAGCTTTGAGCTTCACGACAATAAAGTTAGTGTCGTTAGCTGAAAATGGAGCAAGTTCTTCTCGTATCTCAACGCGTATACGAAATGCTCTTTGCACGCCTCAGCATTTTAATGCCGAAATGGTGTTCACAAGGGAATACATTACATTCTATGAACAAGAAGAATATCACAACAAGATGCTACTGAAATTTGCTAAGCTCAATTTCAAGTTCTTGCAGCTGAATTGGATTCAAGAACTGAAAACTTTCACCAA GTGGGCTCCAGATTGCGCAGACAGTTTACCAGAATATATGAAAACCATTTTCAAGTTTGCTTGGAATGTTATCAAAGAGTGTGAAAGCGAGGGCATATCTGAAGAAGGCTTGTCATTCAATGTGCAAGGTTTACTTGAAGAG TTCAAGATATACATAAGAGCCAACCTTTGCTTCGCGGAATGGGCGCACACAGACGTGGTGCCTACATTTGAGGAATACTTTATCCATAGCAGGCAGTTTACTTGGGCTGGGAAAAACTGCTAG